The Castanea sativa cultivar Marrone di Chiusa Pesio chromosome 11, ASM4071231v1 genome contains a region encoding:
- the LOC142617236 gene encoding putative receptor protein kinase ZmPK1 — MDISIFFLLLCLLQTLSLSSSNTLDTLKGTSLSVEKPSDKLVSENGEFSAGFFPVGDNAFSFAIWLNKSSTPTVVWMANRDEPVNGRGSVLSILADGQLILTNSLGITIWTTKAADSTSLEVTNLQLQLQNTGNLVLHNSKGVVIWQSFDAPSDTLLPQQALTRMSSLISRKSQDDYSSGNYKLFFDNDNVLRLLVQGPTMSSLYWPAPWLTDPGQAGRSMYNTSRRALLHDSGYFESSDHFQFNATDFGAVTHRRLTLDPDGNLRLYSLQKMNGSWDWVVTWQAFSDPCRIHGICGPNSLCSYYPVSGRRCSCLQGFNLKDQTDWSYGCEPEFRIPCNHTDETSFVQLAHTEFYGSDIFFRPNVTFQFCQEQCLNRCNCHGFQYKFNKGSGYYNCYPKYLLMSGHQSPNFVGDFYLRLPKAGLFYSKIPDEEFKLQCSANLTKQIIRTYENKTIKLLLWFATTVGGMQVTCVLLVWLFLLRTSKHPNPDPASQGYLLTTKFKRFTFDDLRKATRGFKEVIGRGAGGTVYKGVLPDQRVAAIKQLDEANQGEAEFLAEVSTIGMLNHMYLIEMWGYCAEGKHKLLVYEYMEHGSLAENISSNVLDWKKRFEIAVGTAKGLAYLHEECLEWVLHCDVKPQNILLDSNFQPKVADFGLSKPLLLIPRSMSDHSSFSRMRGTRGYMAPEWIYNLSITSKVDVYSYGIVLLEMVIGKSPGGMHASDSGETREHKRLVTLLKEYINIGTATRKSRIEEIIDPMMSGKYDKVKMELLVKVALQCVAEDRDERPSMKQVVEMLIGHED, encoded by the exons ATGGATATCTcaatcttcttccttcttttatGTCTGTTACaaactctttctctttcttcatctAATACATTAGACACTCTTAAAGGCACATCTCTATCAGTTGAGAAACCAAGTGACAAATTAGTTTCAGAAAATGGTGAATTCTCTGCGGGGTTTTTCCCTGTTGGAGATAATGCCTTTTCCTTTGCCATATGGCTAAACAAGTCCTCAACTCCCACAGTTGTTTGGATGGCAAACCGAGATGAACCTGTTAACGGAAGAGGTTCAGTGCTTTCTATTTTGGCAGACGGCCAGCTTATACTAACCAATTCACTCGGTATCACCATTTGGACAACTAAAGCAGCAGACTCGACCTCATTAGAGGTCACCAATTTGCAACTACAGCTCCAAAACACAGGCAATCTCGTTCTTCATAATTCCAAAGGTGTTGTCATCTGGCAAAGCTTTGATGCACCATCAGATACGCTTCTACCTCAACAAGCACTCACCAGGATGTCGAGCCTTATCTCAAGAAAAAGCCAGGACGACTATTCTTCTGGCAACTATAAGCTCTTTTTTGACAATGATAATGTGCTCCGCCTGCTTGTCcaaggtccaacaatgtccagtCTCTACTGGCCGGCTCCATGGCTTACAGACCCTGGACAAGCTGGAAGGTCTATGTACAATACTAGTAGACGTGCACTACTACACGACTCGGGTTATTTTGAGTCATCTGATCATTTTCAATTCAATGCAACAGATTTTGGCGCGGTAACTCACAGACGATTAACACTTGACCCTGATGGCAACCTGCGATTATACAGCCTGCAAAAGATGAATGGGAGTTGGGATTGGGTTGTAACATGGCAAGCCTTCTCTGACCCATGCAGGATTCATGGCATATGTGGACCTAATAGTCTTTGCAGTTATTATCCTGTTTCTGGCAGGAGATGCTCTTGCTTGCAGGGCTTCAACCTTAAAGATCAGACTGATTGGTCTTATGGCTGTGAACCAGAATTCAGAATCCCTTGCAACCATACAGATGAGACTAGCTTTGTCCAACTTGCTCATACTGAATTCTATGGCTCAGATATCTTCTTCCGTCCGAATGTTACCTTTCAATTTTGTCAAGAACAATGCCTGAATAGGTGTAACTGCCATGGCTTCCAGTATAAGTTCAATAAAGGTAGTGGTTACTATAATTGTTACCCCAAGTATCTACTGATGAGTGGACACCAATCACCAAATTTTGTTGGAGATTTTTATTTAAGACTACCAAAAGCTGGTCTTTTTTATAGCAAGATTCCTGATGAAGAATTCAAGTTACAATGTTCAGCCAACCTAACCAAGCAAATCATAAGAACGTATGAAAATAAGACCATAAAGCTTTTGCTTTGGTTTGCGACAACAGTGGGAGGTATGCAGGTGACTTGTGTTTTGCTGGTCTGGTTATTCTTGTTAAGAACTAGTAAACATCCTAACCCAGATCCTGCTTCACAAGGATATCTCCTCACAACTAAATTTAAGCGATTCACCTTTGATGATCTAAGAAAGGCAACGCGGGGATTCAAAGAAGTGATTGGGCGAGGAGCAGGAGGGACAGTATACAAAGGTGTACTGCCTGATCAGCGGGTTGCAGCAATCAAGCAACTCGATGAAGCTAACCAAGGAGAAGCAGAATTTCTAGCTGAAGTAAGCACCATTGGCATGTTGAACCATATGTACTTAATAGAGATGTGGGGATATTGTGCAGAGGGAAAGCATAAGCTTCTGGTGTATGAGTACATGGAACATGGATCTTTAGCTGAAAATATTAGTTCTAATGTACTTGATTGGAAGAAGAGGTTTGAAATAGCAGTGGGCACTGCAAAAGGCCTAGCTTATCTGCATGAAGAGTGCTTAGAGTGGGTTTTACATTGTGATGTAAAGCCTCAGAATATATTGCTAGATTCCAACTTTCAACCAAAAGTAGCAGATTTTGGTTTGTCTAaaccattgttattgattcc TAGAAGCATGAGTGATCATTCAAGCTTCTCAAGGATGAGGGGAACTAGAGGTTACATGGCTCCTGAGTGGATTTATAATCTTTCCATTACTTCTAAAGTGGATGTTTACAGCTATGGAATTGTGCTGTTGGAAATGGTGATTGGAAAGAGCCCAGGTGGCATGCATGCCTCTGACAGTGGAGAGACAAGAGAGCATAAGAGGTTGGTCACTTTGCTAAAAGAGTATATTAACATTGGAACTGCAACAAGGAAGTCAAGGATTGAAGAAATTATAGATCCCATGATGTCTGGCAAATATGACAAGGTTAAGATGGAACTTTTGGTCAAAGTGGCCTTGCAATGTGTGGCAGAAGACAGGGATGAGAGACCCAGCATGAAACAGGTAGTAGAGATGCTTATAGGCCATGAGGATTAA